TCTGCTCGGCTGCGTCAAAGACGAAAATGTGGCCGATGACCTCGCCCAGGATTTTGCGGTACGTTTTCTGGCCGGTCGCTTTGAAAGCGCGGATCGGGATCGCGGACGGTTTCGTGACTTCCTGAAACGATCGTTGAGTAACCTGGCGACGGACTACTTTCGCCGAAAGTCGGCCGAACGAAAATCGCTTCAGGAATTCTCTTCCCAACCCGCCAAAACCAGCGACGTTGCTCCCGGCTTTGACGACATGTGGCGTGAGGAAGTGCTGAAGCGAGCATGGGAATCACTGCGATTGTTACAGGATTCGTCCGCCTCGCCCGTGTATTCCGTCCTGCGTTACCGGGCTGAGTTTCCAGACGCGTCTGCCGCAGACATGGCGTCGGCGTTCAGCGAGCTTCTGAACCGCGATGGACTCACAGAAGACTGGGTTCGTCAAACACTACATCGGGCACGAAAGAAGTTCGGCAAGCTGCTTCGCGAAGAAGTCGCACGCACAGTCGGCAGCACCGAATCCGCCGCAATCGATGATGAGCTACGAGAACTTGGCCTGCACGTCTACTGCGACTGACCGTCTGTGCAAGTACGGTTATTGTGCGAGCTGCGATCTATGGGCAATTCGAAAATACGCACTGTCGCGTCGGTGCGAACCCTGGCAGAGGTCTTGGTATGACGCTCCAGCTGGGCTTCAGTCTTCCGCAGCGTACCTCACCTGGGCTCGTCCCACCAACAGTGGATCCACTGAACCTA
This DNA window, taken from Fuerstiella marisgermanici, encodes the following:
- a CDS encoding RNA polymerase sigma factor — protein: MNTPAKRLSDIDTNWTELGLARGSKAETPESVEARKALLHRYAEPVYQYLLGCVKDENVADDLAQDFAVRFLAGRFESADRDRGRFRDFLKRSLSNLATDYFRRKSAERKSLQEFSSQPAKTSDVAPGFDDMWREEVLKRAWESLRLLQDSSASPVYSVLRYRAEFPDASAADMASAFSELLNRDGLTEDWVRQTLHRARKKFGKLLREEVARTVGSTESAAIDDELRELGLHVYCD